From one Agathobaculum sp. NTUH-O15-33 genomic stretch:
- a CDS encoding S-layer homology domain-containing protein has protein sequence MVPTGGATGGGSTTYYTLTATAGGGGKIAPSGKVRVSRNSDKTFTVTPGDGYEIADVLVDGKSVGAVDSYTFERVRANHTIAASFQAEGQRPVWYPFADVKEDAWYYDSVKDIYERGLMNGTSKTTFSPELATTRGMIVTILWRLEQEPESGAAMSFTDVTAGSYCFDAVRWAAEHEIVKGYTATAFGPADTITRQELAAILYRYARYKGADVSAADDLAAFTDRPDGWAEDAVKWAVGAGVLSGKGSGVLDPKGRATRAEVAAMLHRFLSNTAN, from the coding sequence GTGGTACCCACCGGCGGCGCGACGGGCGGCGGCTCCACCACCTATTATACCCTGACCGCCACGGCGGGCGGGGGCGGCAAGATCGCCCCCAGCGGCAAGGTGCGCGTCAGCCGGAACAGCGACAAGACGTTTACCGTGACGCCCGGCGATGGCTACGAGATCGCCGACGTGCTGGTGGACGGCAAGAGCGTGGGCGCGGTGGATTCCTATACGTTTGAAAGGGTCAGGGCAAACCACACCATCGCGGCCAGCTTTCAGGCCGAGGGCCAGCGGCCCGTCTGGTATCCCTTTGCCGATGTGAAGGAGGACGCGTGGTATTACGACAGCGTGAAGGATATCTATGAGCGCGGCCTGATGAACGGCACCAGCAAAACCACGTTTTCGCCGGAGCTTGCCACCACCCGCGGCATGATCGTCACGATTCTGTGGCGGTTGGAGCAGGAGCCGGAGAGCGGCGCGGCCATGTCATTTACTGATGTAACGGCGGGCAGCTACTGCTTTGACGCCGTTCGCTGGGCGGCGGAGCACGAGATCGTCAAGGGCTACACCGCCACGGCGTTCGGCCCGGCGGACACCATCACGCGGCAGGAGCTTGCGGCCATTCTGTACCGCTATGCCCGGTACAAGGGCGCGGACGTAAGCGCGGCCGACGATTTGGCGGCCTTTACCGACCGGCCCGACGGCTGGGCGGAGGACGCCGTGAAATGGGCCGTGGGCGCCGGCGTCCTCTCCGGCAAAGGCAGCGGCGTTTTGGACCCCAAGGGGCGGGCCACCCGCGCCGAGGTCGCGGCCATGCTTCACCGGTTTCTTTCCAACACAGCAAATTGA
- a CDS encoding helix-turn-helix domain-containing protein produces the protein MYETDYFARVMQKSGIDRVAMPSLLYITKQQAGGKKRDRPMHGHDSLCEILLVYRGVGSYAIRNHTYPIQAGDILYYNQDEAHEVRAMSDEEIGTYCFGIGNLHLRDLPVNHMIPEDSPPVRPSGAMFGFFEGLCERAYQMLDDNPMHRAVAQCLAIAFLLAAIGVEDEAPRAVASAQDTQMGDRIREYLDIHYTEPIDLKSIAAAFQCSEPYISHVFKKAMGYSPIQYVIRRRVGLAQTYLISSDYTATQIATLVGYDNTNYFNTIFTKVVGVSPIRYKKQYIEALHGNVTQ, from the coding sequence ATGTATGAAACAGATTATTTCGCGCGAGTGATGCAAAAATCCGGAATAGACAGAGTGGCGATGCCTTCGCTGCTCTATATCACCAAGCAGCAGGCGGGCGGCAAGAAGCGCGACCGGCCCATGCACGGGCATGATTCGCTGTGCGAGATCCTGCTGGTTTATCGGGGCGTTGGCTCCTATGCCATCCGCAACCATACCTATCCCATTCAGGCGGGCGATATCCTGTATTATAATCAGGATGAAGCGCACGAGGTGCGCGCCATGTCGGATGAGGAGATCGGCACCTACTGCTTCGGTATCGGCAACCTGCATTTAAGAGACCTGCCGGTAAACCACATGATCCCGGAGGACAGCCCCCCCGTGCGACCCTCCGGCGCGATGTTCGGTTTTTTCGAGGGCCTGTGCGAGCGCGCCTATCAAATGCTGGATGATAACCCGATGCACCGGGCCGTGGCGCAGTGTCTGGCCATCGCCTTTTTGCTCGCGGCGATCGGGGTGGAGGACGAAGCGCCGCGCGCCGTCGCTTCCGCGCAGGATACGCAAATGGGCGACCGCATCCGCGAGTATCTGGATATCCATTACACGGAGCCGATCGATCTGAAATCGATCGCGGCGGCGTTCCAGTGCAGCGAGCCGTATATCTCGCATGTGTTCAAAAAGGCGATGGGCTATTCGCCCATCCAATATGTGATCCGGCGGCGCGTCGGGCTGGCGCAGACCTATTTAATCAGCAGCGATTACACCGCCACGCAGATCGCCACCTTGGTCGGTTACGACAATACGAATTACTTTAACACCATCTTTACCAAGGTGGTCGGCGTGTCGCCGATCCGCTATAAAAAACAGTACATAGAAGCGCTGCACGGCAACGTGACGCAGTAG
- a CDS encoding ABC transporter permease subunit, translated as MNATKAKKFMSKNSIWVVFVFMVILMAFLSPTFLTAKNIVSVLTTESITGILTVGVMWCILSKGIDLSPGALVALTGVVTASLAQKFEYGASRLFPNLPDIPVVVAIVAGLVVGTLFGVLNGWLIAYTKIPAFIATLGTQLIARALALLYTNAYPIPELKPGLKNVAQFELFNISGASVTVVIVIFVIFAVISGFMLTQTRFGKSIYAIGGNDQAARVAGINVEKNLIKVYTWCAFCASVGGVLLAARSGAGNASVGVNYELDAIAAATVGGTSHSGGVCRISGVIAGILILGVLKNGMMLLKISPYVQQVFKGAIIILAVVFDMRKNAKKA; from the coding sequence GTGAATGCGACAAAAGCCAAAAAATTTATGAGCAAGAACTCGATCTGGGTCGTCTTTGTTTTTATGGTCATCCTGATGGCCTTTTTATCGCCCACGTTTCTAACGGCCAAAAATATTGTTTCCGTACTGACCACCGAATCCATCACCGGCATCCTAACGGTCGGCGTTATGTGGTGTATTCTTTCCAAGGGCATCGACCTTTCGCCCGGCGCGCTGGTCGCGTTGACCGGCGTTGTGACCGCCTCGCTCGCGCAAAAGTTTGAGTACGGCGCGTCCCGCCTGTTCCCGAACCTGCCGGATATCCCGGTCGTCGTCGCGATTGTGGCCGGTCTGGTCGTCGGCACGCTGTTCGGCGTGCTCAACGGCTGGCTGATTGCCTACACCAAAATCCCCGCTTTCATCGCCACGCTGGGCACCCAGCTGATCGCCCGCGCGCTCGCCTTGCTTTACACCAACGCCTACCCCATCCCGGAGCTAAAGCCCGGCCTGAAAAATGTGGCGCAGTTTGAGCTGTTCAACATCAGCGGCGCGTCCGTCACGGTCGTCATCGTCATCTTCGTCATCTTTGCGGTGATATCCGGCTTTATGCTCACACAGACGCGGTTCGGCAAATCGATCTATGCGATCGGCGGCAACGATCAAGCCGCGCGCGTGGCCGGTATCAACGTGGAAAAGAATCTGATCAAGGTATACACCTGGTGCGCGTTCTGCGCGTCCGTCGGCGGCGTTCTGCTGGCGGCTCGTTCGGGCGCGGGCAACGCCTCGGTCGGCGTCAACTACGAGCTGGACGCGATCGCGGCGGCCACCGTGGGCGGCACCTCCCACTCGGGCGGCGTGTGCCGGATCTCCGGCGTTATTGCCGGTATCCTCATCCTCGGCGTGCTGAAAAACGGCATGATGCTGCTCAAGATTTCGCCCTATGTGCAGCAGGTTTTCAAGGGCGCGATCATCATCCTCGCGGTGGTGTTCGATATGCGCAAGAACGCCAAGAAGGCGTAA
- a CDS encoding sugar ABC transporter ATP-binding protein produces the protein MSEYILEMTGIVKDFPGVRALNGVELKLRPGTVHALMGENGAGKSTLMKCLIGIYHKTEGTIRFRDKEVDFKGPLEALQSGISMIHQELSPVLERPVSENVWLGREPYKGIHIDHKKMRTDTIDLFREMDLNIDPDEKMGNLTVAQMQMVEICKAVSYNPDVMILDEPTSSLTEGEVVHLFQIIRKLKERGCALIYISHKMDEIFQICDEMTTLRDGQFVGHDFAKDTTVDALITQMVGREVAEMFPKIPCEIGETVFEVQGLNSGKQVKNVSFDVRRGEILGFAGLVGAGRTETVETVFGMRHKDSGKVFKDGQELTIRSPHDAIAHRIALLTEDRRGNGIVGIRSVMDNTILANLPAYGFPINHKKIREDTDKYVKAMNTKTPSNEQLIMYLSGGNQQKVLIGRWLLTDPDVLIVDEPTRGIDVGAKAEIHTLISQLAGQGKAIILISSELPEVMGMADRIVAMYEGEVTGVVERDSDKWSSEHIMALCHGQKE, from the coding sequence GTGAGCGAGTACATATTGGAGATGACGGGGATCGTCAAGGATTTCCCCGGCGTACGGGCGCTGAACGGCGTGGAGTTAAAGCTTCGCCCCGGCACGGTACACGCACTGATGGGCGAAAACGGCGCGGGAAAATCCACGCTGATGAAATGCCTGATCGGCATTTATCACAAAACCGAGGGCACGATCCGGTTCCGCGACAAGGAGGTCGACTTTAAAGGACCGCTGGAAGCGCTGCAAAGCGGCATTTCCATGATCCATCAGGAGCTGAGCCCGGTGCTTGAACGTCCGGTGTCCGAAAATGTGTGGCTGGGACGCGAACCGTACAAGGGCATTCATATCGACCATAAAAAAATGCGGACGGATACCATAGACCTGTTCCGCGAAATGGATCTCAACATTGATCCGGACGAAAAAATGGGCAACCTAACGGTCGCCCAGATGCAAATGGTGGAGATCTGCAAGGCGGTCTCCTATAACCCCGACGTGATGATTCTGGACGAACCGACCTCCTCGCTGACGGAGGGCGAGGTCGTGCATCTATTCCAGATTATCCGAAAGCTGAAGGAGCGCGGCTGCGCCCTGATCTACATTTCCCACAAGATGGACGAGATCTTCCAGATCTGCGACGAAATGACCACGCTGCGCGACGGCCAGTTCGTCGGCCATGATTTTGCGAAGGACACGACGGTGGACGCGCTGATTACCCAAATGGTGGGCCGCGAAGTCGCGGAAATGTTCCCGAAAATCCCCTGCGAGATCGGCGAGACCGTATTCGAGGTGCAGGGACTCAACTCCGGCAAGCAGGTAAAAAACGTTTCCTTCGATGTGCGGCGCGGCGAGATACTGGGCTTCGCGGGTCTAGTCGGCGCGGGCCGCACCGAAACGGTGGAGACCGTGTTCGGCATGCGCCATAAGGACAGCGGCAAGGTCTTTAAGGACGGTCAGGAGCTGACCATCCGCAGCCCGCACGACGCGATCGCCCACCGCATCGCCCTGCTCACGGAGGACCGGCGCGGCAACGGCATCGTCGGCATCCGCAGCGTGATGGACAACACGATCTTGGCGAATCTGCCGGCCTACGGCTTCCCGATCAACCACAAGAAAATCCGGGAGGATACCGACAAGTACGTCAAGGCGATGAACACAAAAACGCCCTCGAACGAGCAGCTGATCATGTACCTATCCGGCGGCAACCAGCAAAAGGTGCTGATCGGCCGGTGGCTGCTGACCGATCCGGACGTGCTGATCGTGGACGAGCCGACGCGCGGCATCGACGTTGGCGCCAAGGCCGAGATCCACACGCTGATCTCGCAGCTTGCGGGCCAAGGCAAGGCGATCATCCTGATCTCCTCCGAGCTGCCCGAGGTCATGGGCATGGCCGACCGTATCGTCGCCATGTACGAGGGCGAGGTCACCGGCGTTGTCGAGCGCGACAGCGATAAATGGAGCTCCGAACACATCATGGCGCTATGCCACGGTCAAAAAGAATAA
- a CDS encoding sugar ABC transporter substrate-binding protein, producing MKKKLIALLLTGVLSIGLLAGCGSTPAATPDTDADTGAQGGDAGGPYQVGFSIAMRDQFWTSMENAMKPFAEANNIELNTLDANQDVATQLSQVQTWAADGYDAAIIGLANNDSAEDVLKAAGDMKVVFVNRQPSLDLLQDGKVVYVGTDETLYGKEQGNFLSKIFEDEGKTEVNIAMFMGTLGLDNVTKRTDSAKQALADNGIKANYVFENTAEWDRIKAMDQFSQFMGTGETVDAVICNNDEMALGVIEAMKTNGDKTVFCPVVGIDATDVGCAAVKEGTMACSVFQDPVAQGEGTLKCALGLIEGTAVDGLTDNYYNILPKLVTKDNVDEFMK from the coding sequence ATGAAGAAGAAATTAATTGCTTTATTGCTGACGGGGGTCCTGAGCATCGGCCTGTTGGCCGGCTGCGGCAGCACGCCCGCGGCTACGCCGGATACGGACGCGGACACGGGCGCGCAGGGCGGCGACGCGGGCGGCCCCTATCAGGTGGGCTTCTCGATCGCTATGCGCGACCAGTTCTGGACCTCGATGGAGAACGCGATGAAACCCTTCGCGGAAGCCAACAACATAGAGCTGAACACGCTGGACGCCAATCAGGACGTTGCAACGCAGCTGAGTCAGGTACAGACTTGGGCGGCGGACGGCTATGACGCCGCGATCATCGGCCTTGCCAACAACGATTCGGCGGAGGACGTGCTGAAGGCAGCGGGCGATATGAAGGTGGTATTCGTCAACCGCCAGCCCAGCCTTGACCTGTTACAGGACGGCAAGGTCGTTTACGTAGGCACCGATGAAACGCTGTACGGCAAGGAACAGGGCAATTTCCTATCCAAGATCTTTGAGGACGAAGGCAAGACCGAGGTCAACATCGCCATGTTCATGGGCACGCTGGGTCTGGATAACGTGACCAAGCGCACCGATTCCGCGAAGCAGGCGCTGGCGGACAACGGGATCAAGGCCAACTATGTATTTGAAAACACCGCTGAGTGGGACCGCATCAAGGCGATGGACCAGTTCAGCCAGTTCATGGGCACCGGTGAAACGGTGGACGCCGTGATCTGCAATAACGATGAAATGGCGCTGGGCGTTATTGAAGCGATGAAGACCAACGGCGATAAGACCGTGTTCTGCCCGGTCGTCGGTATCGACGCGACCGACGTTGGCTGCGCGGCCGTCAAGGAAGGCACGATGGCTTGCTCCGTGTTTCAGGACCCGGTCGCGCAGGGCGAAGGCACGCTCAAGTGCGCGCTCGGCCTGATCGAAGGCACCGCGGTGGACGGCCTGACCGATAACTACTACAACATTTTGCCCAAGCTGGTCACCAAGGACAATGTGGATGAGTTCATGAAGTAA
- a CDS encoding IclR family transcriptional regulator, which yields MAEHSNVQSLDRAFDLLEALCGSRNGMTIAALSQRTGLHKSTVHRLLASMCARGYVLRDEETSIYRAGMRLCELAGCITDNMDVIDRARAPMERLGRETDETIHLVMQDDCDIVYIHKVESLSGGIRMFSRIGMRRPLYCTAVGKAILATWPEDEAFALWQGSEVRACTAHTIVSEPEFLRELMRVRRQGYAVDNEETELGVCCIAAAIPDYRGRASYALSISAPLARMSDDRIDELRRPLLAARNEISVALGG from the coding sequence ATGGCTGAACATTCCAACGTACAATCACTCGACCGGGCGTTCGATCTGCTGGAAGCGCTGTGCGGCAGCCGGAACGGCATGACGATCGCCGCGCTTTCGCAGCGGACCGGCTTGCATAAATCCACCGTGCACCGCCTGCTTGCCAGCATGTGCGCGCGCGGCTATGTGCTGCGCGATGAAGAGACCAGTATTTACCGCGCGGGCATGCGCCTGTGCGAGCTTGCGGGCTGTATTACGGATAATATGGATGTGATCGACCGCGCCCGCGCGCCGATGGAGCGTTTGGGGCGGGAAACGGACGAGACCATCCATCTGGTCATGCAGGATGATTGCGATATCGTGTATATCCATAAGGTGGAGAGCCTGAGCGGCGGCATTCGCATGTTCAGCCGCATCGGCATGCGCAGGCCGCTTTACTGCACGGCGGTCGGCAAAGCGATTTTGGCCACATGGCCGGAGGACGAAGCCTTCGCGCTGTGGCAGGGCAGCGAGGTGCGCGCCTGCACCGCGCACACGATCGTATCCGAACCGGAATTTTTGCGCGAGCTGATGCGCGTGCGGCGGCAGGGTTACGCGGTCGATAACGAGGAGACCGAGCTGGGCGTGTGCTGCATCGCGGCGGCCATACCGGATTACCGGGGACGCGCGTCCTACGCGCTTTCTATTTCCGCCCCCCTAGCCCGGATGAGCGACGACCGGATCGACGAGCTGCGCCGCCCGCTGCTTGCCGCGCGCAATGAGATTTCCGTGGCGCTCGGCGGGTAA
- a CDS encoding sensor domain-containing diguanylate cyclase: protein MGKTEKIDKRALILFGVCLAVILVLINLLFIRYRRGLDQNFYTLEEQLLDSFIGGQRDAAEAKLTDLQNNLKATAALIEQTGVDPNSPGLIDYLKEMGEIHSGYQVQYIPLETLAAGLEEQGIQPSDYEIYQKLAAGQSVVSELRRSKRLNGTYFSIAEPVLQDGKTIGVLRSLLDAELLLKDTQSSTLYAISFQCVTDSSGTVLYTPNRQDWVGADLVSGLSERGMKDAVSKRLRAALGSADATTILIGEGDGETHFVSSVGLKYNNWHLVKIETTTVLDEASREIMHRMIWISGSLMLLTFLVGLLLLAGVLRQQRKQKIEHARYAAIANFTDTVLFEYNYKEDILEMTDNGHGLFSSVGDRIRNLRAHRFDLLGEKDRARFLAMLDEAAKSAAPRSIELCFADPSSVRWYECKAQALGGKPGSPEILIGKMTDITARKSKELLLIERAERDQLTGLLNKVSTEQAIRALLQQDGRGLLFMIDLNRFKKINDTYGHDAGDRALRAMSEALRAVFRACDPVGRIGGDEFLALMADADDETVAARKAEQIEKQLERISAAQGLEITASIGVACCPKNGSNYDALFKAADNAMYQAKKQDSGVVLSDEK, encoded by the coding sequence ATGGGCAAGACGGAAAAGATTGATAAACGCGCCCTAATCCTATTCGGCGTCTGCCTCGCGGTCATCCTCGTGCTGATCAACCTGCTGTTTATCCGTTACCGGCGCGGGTTGGATCAAAACTTTTACACGCTGGAAGAGCAGCTGCTTGATTCGTTTATCGGCGGGCAGCGGGACGCGGCGGAAGCCAAGCTGACCGACCTGCAAAATAACCTGAAAGCCACGGCTGCGCTGATCGAGCAGACCGGCGTCGACCCTAATAGTCCCGGTCTGATCGACTACTTAAAGGAAATGGGCGAGATACACAGCGGCTATCAGGTGCAGTACATACCGCTGGAAACGCTGGCCGCGGGGCTGGAAGAGCAGGGCATTCAGCCGAGCGACTATGAAATATATCAAAAGCTGGCCGCCGGTCAGTCCGTCGTATCCGAGCTGCGGCGCTCCAAAAGGCTGAATGGCACCTATTTCAGCATTGCCGAGCCGGTGCTGCAGGATGGAAAAACCATCGGCGTGCTGCGCAGTCTGCTCGACGCGGAACTGCTTTTAAAGGATACGCAGTCGTCCACGCTGTACGCTATCAGCTTCCAGTGCGTGACCGATTCCTCCGGCACGGTGCTGTATACGCCCAACCGTCAGGACTGGGTGGGGGCCGATCTGGTATCCGGCTTGTCAGAACGCGGTATGAAGGACGCGGTGTCGAAGCGCCTGCGCGCCGCGCTGGGAAGCGCGGACGCGACGACCATTCTGATCGGTGAGGGCGATGGGGAAACGCACTTTGTTTCGTCGGTCGGGCTGAAGTATAACAACTGGCATTTGGTCAAAATTGAAACGACCACCGTACTGGACGAGGCTTCGCGCGAGATCATGCATCGCATGATCTGGATCAGCGGCTCGCTGATGCTGCTCACCTTCCTCGTCGGCCTGTTGTTGCTTGCCGGTGTGCTGCGCCAGCAGCGCAAGCAAAAGATCGAGCATGCGCGCTATGCCGCTATCGCCAATTTTACCGATACGGTCTTGTTTGAATACAATTATAAAGAAGACATTTTAGAAATGACGGACAACGGACACGGGCTGTTTTCCTCTGTGGGCGACCGCATACGCAACCTGCGCGCGCACCGCTTTGATCTGCTGGGGGAAAAGGACCGCGCGCGGTTTCTCGCCATGCTCGACGAGGCGGCGAAGAGCGCCGCGCCGCGCTCGATCGAGCTGTGCTTTGCCGATCCTTCAAGCGTGCGCTGGTACGAATGCAAGGCGCAGGCGCTGGGCGGCAAGCCGGGCAGCCCGGAGATCCTCATCGGCAAGATGACCGATATCACCGCCCGCAAGAGCAAGGAATTGCTGCTGATCGAGCGCGCCGAACGCGATCAGCTGACCGGCTTGCTCAACAAAGTATCGACGGAGCAGGCCATCCGCGCGCTGTTGCAGCAGGATGGACGGGGCCTGTTGTTCATGATTGATCTGAACCGCTTCAAAAAGATCAACGACACCTATGGGCACGACGCGGGTGACCGCGCGCTGCGCGCCATGAGCGAAGCGCTGAGAGCGGTATTCCGCGCCTGCGACCCCGTGGGCCGCATCGGCGGCGACGAGTTTTTGGCGCTCATGGCGGATGCGGACGACGAAACGGTCGCCGCGCGCAAGGCGGAGCAGATCGAAAAGCAGCTGGAACGGATTTCCGCGGCGCAGGGGCTGGAGATCACGGCCAGCATCGGCGTGGCGTGCTGCCCGAAAAACGGAAGCAATTATGACGCGCTGTTCAAGGCGGCGGATAACGCGATGTATCAGGCCAAAAAGCAGGACAGCGGCGTTGTCCTGTCCGATGAAAAATAA
- a CDS encoding LacI family DNA-binding transcriptional regulator, whose product MAVTIAKIAEIAGVSRGTVDRALNNRGRVDPKVAARIRLLAKELGYQPNRVGKLLALAKNPIRIGVIVQSVETAFMGTVLQAAERTRDRLAAEGVEVLVRSTGTVDVERQLAAIDELVRAGVGGLALSPAEDGRIRQRVRELAPHMPIITFNTDLPDSGRLCYVGLDNYASGRTCAGLMALLLGGQGKVLVVSGVMQNRSHRQRVEGFCEEAASEFPGLSILPLETCGDDQQLSHDIVCRAVRQHPDLRGVYISVNGQLGACDALRELGLRGRVHLICHDLFQQNVDNVRAGLIDFLIDQDAETQGSRPIELLFDRLLVGAEPPGDKLLTRIDIRNRYNL is encoded by the coding sequence ATGGCGGTGACCATAGCGAAGATTGCGGAGATCGCGGGCGTTTCACGCGGCACGGTGGACCGTGCGCTCAACAACCGCGGCCGGGTCGATCCCAAGGTCGCCGCCCGCATCCGCTTGCTCGCCAAGGAACTGGGCTACCAACCCAACCGCGTGGGCAAGCTGCTTGCGCTGGCGAAAAACCCGATTCGGATCGGCGTGATCGTGCAATCGGTCGAAACCGCGTTCATGGGCACCGTGCTGCAAGCGGCCGAGCGCACGCGCGACCGCCTTGCGGCCGAAGGGGTGGAGGTGCTGGTGCGTTCCACCGGCACGGTCGACGTCGAGCGTCAGCTTGCCGCGATCGACGAACTGGTGCGCGCGGGCGTGGGCGGCTTGGCGCTTTCCCCGGCGGAGGATGGCCGCATCCGCCAGCGGGTGCGCGAGCTGGCGCCGCATATGCCGATCATCACCTTTAATACCGATCTGCCGGATTCGGGGCGGCTGTGCTACGTCGGTTTGGACAATTACGCGAGCGGCCGCACCTGCGCGGGCCTGATGGCGCTGCTGCTCGGCGGGCAGGGCAAGGTGCTCGTCGTTTCCGGCGTGATGCAGAACCGTTCGCACCGGCAGCGGGTCGAAGGCTTCTGCGAGGAAGCGGCAAGCGAATTTCCGGGCCTGTCCATTCTGCCGCTTGAAACCTGCGGGGACGACCAGCAGCTTTCGCACGATATCGTCTGCCGCGCGGTGCGGCAGCATCCCGATCTGCGGGGCGTGTACATTTCGGTAAACGGCCAGCTTGGCGCGTGCGACGCGCTCAGAGAACTGGGGCTGCGGGGGCGGGTACATCTGATCTGCCATGATTTGTTTCAACAAAATGTGGACAATGTCCGCGCGGGGCTGATCGATTTTCTGATCGATCAGGATGCGGAAACGCAGGGCTCCCGCCCGATCGAATTGCTGTTCGACCGGCTGCTGGTCGGCGCGGAACCGCCGGGGGATAAGCTGCTCACCCGCATCGACATCCGCAACCGCTACAATTTATAA
- a CDS encoding alpha/beta hydrolase, whose translation MEHYAMPFGGRLTRYPAAGAAVKPALILCPGGGYEHCSIREGAPVARAFARLGIESFVLEYDCEKPPLGLRPLAALSGAVALVRRNAGRFGVNEARIAVGGFSAGAHLAALHGAVWERADRYPADTDLALHKPNALVLGYPVVTAGDAGHRGCFDRLAPRERQADFSVETLVTPAMPRAFLWHTLDDATVPVENTLLLEAALRAAGISHEVHLFPHGTHGLALADLETADPQKGRLPDRHVGRWLALAAEWLKEQG comes from the coding sequence ATGGAACACTATGCAATGCCGTTTGGCGGCAGGCTGACGCGGTATCCGGCGGCGGGCGCGGCGGTAAAGCCCGCGCTCATCCTGTGCCCCGGCGGCGGGTACGAGCACTGCTCGATCCGCGAGGGCGCGCCGGTCGCCCGCGCGTTCGCCCGATTAGGGATCGAATCGTTTGTGCTGGAATACGACTGTGAAAAGCCGCCGCTTGGCCTGCGGCCCCTTGCCGCGTTATCCGGCGCGGTGGCGCTGGTGCGGCGAAACGCGGGCCGGTTTGGGGTAAACGAAGCGCGCATTGCGGTGGGCGGCTTTTCCGCGGGCGCGCATCTGGCGGCGCTGCACGGCGCGGTATGGGAGCGGGCGGACCGCTACCCGGCGGATACCGACCTTGCTTTACACAAGCCGAACGCGCTGGTGCTGGGTTATCCGGTCGTTACGGCGGGCGACGCCGGGCACCGGGGCTGCTTTGACCGTCTGGCCCCGCGTGAACGGCAGGCGGATTTTTCCGTGGAAACACTGGTCACGCCCGCCATGCCGCGCGCCTTTCTCTGGCATACGCTGGACGACGCCACGGTGCCGGTGGAAAATACGCTGCTGCTTGAAGCGGCGCTGCGCGCCGCGGGCATTTCGCACGAAGTGCATTTGTTCCCGCACGGAACGCACGGGCTTGCGCTGGCCGATCTGGAAACCGCTGATCCGCAAAAGGGCCGCCTGCCCGACCGGCATGTGGGCCGCTGGCTTGCGCTGGCCGCCGAATGGCTGAAGGAGCAGGGCTGA
- a CDS encoding GNAT family N-acetyltransferase produces MRVRKATFSDLAALQPLYAAARRFMRENGNPGQWGSARPSTMQLFRDIAEGRGHVLLENGRIEAAFSFTCAPDPDYAEIDGAWLNDAPYGVVHRLASSGRVRGAGAACLAWCMERCGNIRIDTHRDNRPMRAMLARQGFTPCGTVHLRGVGERLAFQKSDERGRP; encoded by the coding sequence ATGCGGGTACGCAAAGCGACGTTTTCAGATCTCGCCGCCCTGCAACCGCTGTACGCCGCCGCGCGGCGGTTCATGCGTGAAAACGGAAACCCCGGCCAGTGGGGCAGCGCGCGCCCATCCACCATGCAGCTGTTCCGCGATATAGCGGAGGGGCGCGGGCATGTGTTATTGGAAAACGGCCGGATCGAGGCGGCCTTTAGCTTTACCTGCGCGCCCGACCCGGATTACGCGGAGATAGACGGCGCGTGGCTGAATGACGCGCCGTACGGCGTGGTGCACCGGCTGGCTTCCTCGGGCCGTGTACGCGGCGCGGGCGCGGCCTGCCTAGCGTGGTGTATGGAGCGGTGCGGCAATATTCGTATCGACACGCACCGGGATAACCGGCCCATGCGCGCGATGCTCGCCAGACAGGGCTTCACGCCTTGCGGCACGGTGCACCTGCGCGGGGTGGGCGAGCGGCTGGCGTTTCAGAAATCGGACGAGCGCGGCCGCCCTTAA
- a CDS encoding DUF6809 family protein: protein MRTNMLELLAEGNLDARAASFDKGSRYAKALHEVVLTKDLVLKLLDHEGKARFDAFCNASSEEETLFGISRFITGYRLGTLLMAEVFLSEDAIMYGSASSE from the coding sequence TTGAGAACGAATATGCTGGAATTATTGGCGGAGGGAAACCTTGATGCAAGAGCCGCCTCTTTTGATAAGGGCTCTCGCTATGCGAAGGCGCTTCATGAAGTGGTTCTGACGAAAGATCTTGTACTAAAACTATTGGATCATGAAGGGAAAGCACGGTTCGACGCATTTTGTAATGCTAGCAGTGAAGAGGAGACCTTGTTCGGTATCAGCCGGTTCATTACTGGATACCGCCTAGGCACGTTGCTCATGGCAGAGGTTTTTCTTTCAGAGGATGCTATTATGTACGGGTCTGCAAGCTCGGAATAG